The Panacibacter microcysteis genome includes a window with the following:
- a CDS encoding RtcB family protein, whose amino-acid sequence MSRLKITAKELRAIGYPESPVIPVAMNVMEKHFKHHTKEAAFDILKAVLQSPKDYATHETLQPIAEKLLPKEKADGAEISLNNEGVHFNIFGADNIEQGALQQMYSAAKLPVAVAGALMPDAHHGYGLPIGGVLATENAVIPYGVGVDIGCRMCLSIFDIDVKDLTQREAFFTRELGEATLFGSGAMFQHAADHAVMDNALFYEMPLLKSLHGRAWKQLGSSGSGNHFAEFGIVDVPATDATLNVPAGTYVGFLTHSGSRALGANIANHYTKLAMSKRRLPQEAKHLAWLTLNEAEGMEYWLAMNLAGDYASACHHIIHQKIAKQLGRKPITMVENHHNFAWKERYDNKEVIVHRKGATPAGKDVLGIIPGSMTAPGFIVKGKGEEASINSASHGAGRKMSRTQAMANITNNALKEELAKHHVKLLGGGLDEAPFAYKDIEVVMQHQKALVDVVGKFTPKIVKMCGAETNRTRKNNKRDVVEGE is encoded by the coding sequence ATGAGCAGGCTAAAAATAACAGCCAAAGAATTGCGTGCTATCGGCTACCCCGAAAGCCCTGTAATTCCCGTGGCGATGAACGTGATGGAAAAACATTTTAAACATCACACAAAAGAAGCAGCGTTTGATATTTTAAAGGCGGTGTTACAATCGCCAAAAGATTATGCAACGCATGAAACACTGCAACCAATTGCAGAAAAATTATTGCCAAAAGAAAAGGCAGACGGCGCTGAAATTTCGCTGAACAATGAAGGTGTGCATTTCAACATATTTGGTGCAGACAATATTGAACAGGGCGCCTTGCAACAAATGTACAGTGCAGCCAAATTGCCGGTGGCAGTTGCAGGTGCCTTAATGCCCGATGCGCATCACGGTTACGGCTTGCCGATTGGTGGTGTGCTCGCAACAGAGAATGCGGTTATTCCTTACGGCGTTGGTGTTGATATTGGCTGCCGTATGTGTTTAAGCATTTTTGATATAGACGTAAAAGACCTTACACAGCGTGAGGCGTTCTTTACACGTGAACTTGGTGAAGCTACTTTGTTTGGCAGCGGTGCAATGTTTCAGCATGCAGCAGATCATGCAGTAATGGATAATGCACTGTTCTACGAAATGCCGCTGTTGAAGAGCCTGCATGGCCGTGCATGGAAACAGTTGGGCTCATCAGGAAGCGGAAATCACTTTGCTGAGTTTGGCATTGTTGATGTGCCGGCAACAGATGCTACGCTGAATGTTCCCGCAGGCACCTACGTTGGATTCTTAACGCATAGCGGTTCACGTGCATTGGGCGCCAACATCGCCAATCATTATACAAAACTTGCCATGAGCAAACGCCGTTTACCACAGGAAGCAAAGCATCTTGCCTGGTTAACGCTTAATGAAGCAGAAGGCATGGAATACTGGCTGGCTATGAACCTTGCGGGTGATTACGCAAGTGCCTGTCACCACATCATACACCAAAAGATTGCAAAACAGTTAGGCCGCAAGCCGATAACGATGGTGGAGAATCACCACAACTTTGCATGGAAAGAAAGGTATGATAACAAGGAAGTAATTGTGCATCGCAAAGGAGCCACGCCTGCCGGTAAAGATGTGTTGGGTATTATTCCCGGCAGCATGACGGCGCCCGGCTTTATTGTAAAAGGAAAGGGCGAGGAAGCGAGCATCAACTCTGCATCGCATGGTGCCGGTAGAAAGATGAGCCGCACACAAGCCATGGCAAACATTACGAACAATGCACTCAAAGAAGAACTCGCCAAACACCATGTAAAATTGCTCGGCGGCGGTTTAGATGAAGCGCCATTTGCGTACAAGGATATTGAAGTGGTGATGCAACATCAGAAAGCATTGGTTGATGTGGTGGGCAAGTTTACGCCAAAGATTGTAAAGATGTGCGGCGCCGAAACCAACCGTACAAGAAAGAATAATAAAAGAGATGTAGTGGAAGGGGAATGA
- a CDS encoding nucleotidyl transferase AbiEii/AbiGii toxin family protein — MSNHRNIVRIKAVHGALKDLRKEVVFVGGATVSLYADRMAEEVRPTDDVDVLIELWTHRGYAELEEKLRSIGFTNDQESGIICRFTIQGITVDVMPIEKSVLGFSNKWYPEGYKNAIDYEIDDHVVKIFSAPYFIASKLEAFKSRGKNDGRTSTDFEDIVFVFENRFSIWEELKQCNEAVKEYLKSEFRNFLNSPLFEEWIDAHAGYGSPPATYYITEQLKEFVNT; from the coding sequence ATGAGCAATCATAGGAATATAGTTCGGATAAAAGCTGTGCATGGTGCTCTAAAAGACTTAAGAAAGGAAGTCGTTTTTGTTGGCGGTGCTACGGTCTCATTGTATGCGGATAGAATGGCAGAAGAGGTAAGACCAACTGATGATGTTGATGTGCTTATAGAATTGTGGACACATAGAGGTTATGCGGAACTAGAAGAAAAGTTGCGTAGCATTGGATTTACGAATGATCAGGAATCTGGAATTATTTGCAGATTTACAATTCAGGGCATTACAGTTGATGTAATGCCAATTGAAAAAAGTGTACTAGGCTTTTCAAATAAATGGTATCCTGAAGGATATAAAAATGCCATAGACTACGAAATAGATGATCATGTAGTAAAAATTTTTAGCGCTCCATATTTTATTGCTTCTAAACTTGAAGCTTTTAAAAGCAGAGGTAAAAATGATGGGCGTACTAGTACTGATTTTGAAGATATTGTGTTTGTCTTCGAAAACAGATTTTCTATATGGGAAGAGTTGAAGCAATGCAATGAAGCAGTAAAGGAGTATCTAAAGAGTGAATTTAGAAATTTCCTTAACAGTCCTTTGTTTGAAGAATGGATTGATGCACATGCTGGATATGGATCACCACCTGCGACTTATTATATTACGGAACAACTTAAAGAGTTTGTAAATACTTAA